One window of the Gemmatimonadota bacterium genome contains the following:
- a CDS encoding ATP-dependent zinc metalloprotease FtsH has translation MLLEEGKIQSAIIIDNEFHGHLVAEELTPPGRRQQHTFRDFVVDLGVVDAQTREEWLKYGVDFRFQKPSNWLNIFFNFLPWILFIGLWLFILRQMQGGPKGAFSFGKSKAKLISEDKAKITFKDVAGAEEAKQELQEIIEFLKDPRKFQRLGGRIPKGVLLVGPPGTGKTHMARAVAGEADVPFFLMSGSDFVEMFVGVGASRVRDLFEQGKNHAPCIIFIDEIDAVGRHRGAGIGGGHDEREQTLNQLLVEMDGFESKEGLILIAATNRPDVLDPALLRPGRFDRQVVVDRPDVRGREGILKVHTRNTPLSDDVNLQVLARGTPGLAGADLANLVNEAALLASRNNRDRVTMNDFEDAKDKVMMGAERRSLVISDKEKRLTSYHEIGHALVAKLIPESDPLHKVTIIPRGRALGVTHTLPIDERHTYPQSYCEAVLAYALGGRIAEKLVFGEITTGGQQDYRMATNLARQMVCDWGMSPKLGPIAYGQQNDEIFLGREMAQRRDHSDRVAEMIDEEIKNFVLKAESRAEQLLSDNIDKVHILAKALLEFETLDDVQLNQLLEGKTLEKPVEPAKQPEESKEDREDQTSEQHTSEPEKQPSDD, from the coding sequence ATGCTCCTCGAAGAGGGAAAAATCCAGAGCGCGATCATTATTGATAACGAATTTCACGGCCACCTCGTCGCAGAAGAACTTACCCCACCGGGGCGAAGACAACAACACACCTTTCGCGATTTTGTCGTTGACCTTGGCGTCGTAGATGCCCAGACCCGCGAAGAATGGCTCAAATACGGCGTTGACTTTCGCTTTCAAAAGCCCTCCAACTGGCTCAACATATTTTTTAATTTTTTGCCCTGGATACTGTTCATAGGGCTTTGGCTTTTCATTTTGCGCCAGATGCAAGGCGGTCCCAAAGGCGCGTTCAGCTTTGGAAAAAGCAAGGCAAAGCTCATCTCTGAAGACAAAGCCAAAATCACATTCAAAGACGTTGCAGGTGCCGAAGAAGCCAAGCAAGAACTGCAGGAAATCATCGAATTCCTTAAGGATCCGCGCAAATTTCAACGTCTGGGTGGACGCATCCCCAAAGGCGTACTCCTGGTTGGTCCCCCCGGCACGGGCAAAACGCACATGGCACGCGCTGTCGCAGGCGAAGCGGATGTCCCATTCTTTTTAATGAGCGGCTCAGATTTTGTCGAAATGTTCGTCGGCGTGGGTGCCTCGCGCGTGCGCGATCTCTTTGAACAGGGGAAAAATCACGCCCCATGCATCATCTTTATCGACGAAATAGATGCTGTGGGGCGGCACCGAGGCGCAGGTATTGGAGGCGGTCACGACGAACGTGAGCAAACCCTCAATCAACTCCTCGTTGAAATGGATGGTTTTGAATCCAAAGAGGGCCTCATCCTCATCGCAGCTACCAACCGTCCCGACGTGCTCGATCCCGCCCTGTTGCGCCCCGGGCGCTTCGACCGCCAGGTCGTGGTAGATCGTCCCGATGTCAGGGGGCGCGAAGGCATTTTGAAAGTCCACACCCGCAACACACCCCTCTCCGACGATGTCAACTTACAGGTGCTGGCGCGCGGAACGCCCGGACTGGCAGGCGCAGACCTCGCCAATCTGGTCAACGAAGCCGCACTTCTGGCTTCCAGAAATAATCGAGATCGCGTAACCATGAACGACTTTGAAGATGCCAAAGACAAAGTCATGATGGGTGCAGAGCGACGCAGCCTTGTCATCTCCGACAAAGAAAAACGCCTCACGTCCTATCACGAAATCGGTCACGCGCTGGTTGCCAAACTCATTCCGGAAAGCGATCCCCTCCACAAAGTGACCATCATTCCTCGTGGGCGTGCTCTCGGTGTCACACACACCCTGCCCATCGACGAGCGTCACACCTATCCCCAGAGTTATTGTGAAGCGGTTCTCGCTTACGCATTGGGGGGAAGAATTGCCGAAAAACTCGTTTTTGGCGAAATCACAACAGGCGGGCAGCAAGACTACCGCATGGCCACCAATCTCGCCCGGCAGATGGTTTGCGATTGGGGCATGAGTCCAAAACTCGGACCCATTGCTTACGGGCAACAAAACGACGAAATATTCCTTGGCCGCGAAATGGCGCAACGTCGAGACCACAGCGACAGAGTGGCCGAAATGATCGACGAGGAAATCAAAAACTTCGTACTCAAAGCCGAATCCCGCGCCGAACAATTGCTCAGTGATAACATCGACAAAGTCCACATCCTCGCCAAAGCACTGCTGGAATTTGAAACTCTTGACGATGTACAGCTCAACCAGTTATTAGAAGGCAAAACACTCGAAAAACCAGTCGAGCCCGCAAAACAGCCAGAAGAATCGAAAGAAGATCGGGAAGACCAAACATCGGAACAACACACCTCTGAACCAGAAAAACAGCCATCGGATGACTAA
- a CDS encoding efflux RND transporter periplasmic adaptor subunit has product MNLYRFLIPCLLIAINLGCGDESSAQKEMPLERTTNVSTFVLKPDSLIQYSRLSATVKAWRDVTINALESGEVIGTYKDVGDYVNRGEALAQLNMELLQAALIEAEANLKFQAYNYERSKQLFSEGSISEQAYFATEYEFQKARSTAQTLKHRLSYGRIQAPFSGHIAKRYISQGQHIARDDATYRLVQTDSLRVAAWVSESEIIDFAEGSLVTLALDALPNQTYEGTIAHVGPAADTDQRVFPIEIHLPNPTGHIRPGMIGTLKAMRRIHRHVVVIPREAIIERETGPVAFVVKNNKALLRPLSLGPSEAERVVVQKGLAFGDQIIVKGGRDLIDGDRVAIKYAEPLP; this is encoded by the coding sequence ATGAATTTGTACAGGTTTTTGATACCCTGTCTTTTGATCGCGATCAATCTGGGCTGCGGCGACGAATCTTCGGCACAAAAAGAAATGCCATTAGAGCGCACCACCAATGTATCTACATTTGTGCTCAAACCCGATTCGCTCATCCAGTACAGCAGGCTGTCTGCCACAGTAAAAGCCTGGCGCGATGTGACCATTAATGCGCTCGAATCAGGTGAGGTCATCGGCACGTACAAAGATGTAGGCGATTACGTCAACCGCGGAGAGGCTCTCGCGCAACTCAACATGGAACTTCTGCAGGCCGCATTGATCGAAGCCGAGGCCAATCTCAAATTTCAAGCCTACAATTACGAGCGCAGCAAACAACTTTTCTCTGAAGGATCGATTTCCGAACAGGCGTATTTTGCCACAGAATACGAATTCCAAAAAGCCAGATCAACGGCGCAGACCTTAAAGCATCGACTCTCTTATGGGCGGATACAAGCGCCTTTTTCGGGCCATATCGCAAAGCGATACATCTCACAGGGGCAACATATCGCGCGAGATGACGCAACATATCGCCTCGTACAAACGGATAGCCTGCGCGTTGCGGCCTGGGTATCCGAGAGCGAAATCATCGACTTTGCCGAAGGCAGTCTCGTCACCCTCGCCCTCGACGCTCTACCGAACCAGACTTATGAGGGCACAATCGCCCATGTTGGCCCGGCAGCAGATACAGACCAGAGGGTTTTCCCCATTGAAATCCACCTGCCCAATCCAACAGGGCATATCCGTCCCGGCATGATCGGCACGCTGAAAGCCATGCGCCGCATTCACCGACATGTCGTTGTCATTCCCCGCGAAGCCATTATCGAACGCGAAACCGGGCCCGTGGCCTTTGTCGTGAAAAACAACAAGGCACTTTTGCGTCCGCTCAGCCTGGGGCCATCAGAAGCCGAGCGCGTCGTCGTCCAAAAGGGGCTTGCCTTTGGCGATCAGATCATCGTCAAAGGCGGGCGAGACCTCATTGATGGTGACCGCGTGGCAATAAAATATGCGGAACCCCTCCCATGA
- a CDS encoding TolC family protein codes for MSMDYISLCRWLCIIGPLCFFFALPRAYSRSITLEESLQHALSHNEDLLIAREDLEKSRQRVRHAVADVLPQLDITMQYTRNWLLPTFFFETPAGQQQFTVGAHNNLIGTVGIRQSVWGGGKSFSAMRAARLFRQFSMEKMRAAKQQLHTRVETAFYDLLLAGELARVSKSSVARARANFKRVEKLREAGRVSDYDLLRAQVQVAELLTDSIRTENARVLADLAFKNQIGIAPNEPIIPRGTFREKSHLLSTITETDLIDLSMQMHPIVRQYSLEVEMLQHAETIAQSESRPTIDLIVNGQWQAQKNEFDFVKDDFHQSWFSGIAINIPIFDGFRTNAQVAQARTDTRQAELMQKQTERDIRFNILQAWRTFLEIRARKSAQIQAADLARRGLEIAESRYENGVGTQIEVIDGQLTLQRAEAELARAKRDLAVALVHLELSAGILGEENKP; via the coding sequence ATGTCGATGGACTATATATCTCTTTGCCGATGGCTGTGTATCATCGGCCCTCTGTGCTTTTTTTTCGCGCTCCCCAGAGCCTATTCCCGGTCTATTACACTCGAAGAGAGTTTGCAGCACGCGCTATCGCACAATGAAGACCTGCTAATAGCGCGCGAAGATCTGGAAAAATCACGTCAACGGGTTCGCCATGCAGTAGCCGATGTTCTCCCCCAACTCGATATCACCATGCAGTACACGCGCAACTGGTTGCTGCCCACCTTTTTCTTTGAAACGCCGGCAGGCCAGCAACAATTCACCGTAGGCGCGCACAACAACCTCATCGGCACAGTTGGCATCCGACAATCAGTTTGGGGCGGGGGCAAATCTTTTTCTGCCATGCGCGCCGCGCGTCTGTTTCGACAATTTTCAATGGAAAAGATGCGCGCTGCAAAGCAGCAATTACACACCCGGGTCGAAACGGCTTTTTACGACCTGCTATTGGCTGGAGAACTCGCGCGCGTCAGCAAATCTTCTGTGGCGCGTGCGCGTGCAAATTTCAAGCGCGTCGAAAAACTGCGCGAGGCAGGGCGCGTATCAGACTATGACTTGCTGCGTGCACAGGTACAGGTCGCCGAATTGCTAACAGACTCCATACGCACGGAAAATGCGCGTGTATTGGCAGACCTCGCGTTCAAAAACCAGATCGGCATTGCCCCCAACGAACCCATTATACCTCGTGGGACTTTCCGCGAAAAATCCCACCTTTTATCGACTATCACCGAGACAGACCTGATTGACCTCTCAATGCAAATGCATCCCATTGTACGTCAGTACTCCCTCGAGGTCGAAATGCTACAGCATGCAGAGACCATTGCCCAATCAGAATCTCGCCCAACCATAGATTTAATTGTCAATGGACAGTGGCAGGCTCAAAAAAACGAATTTGATTTTGTAAAAGACGATTTTCATCAGAGCTGGTTTTCGGGCATCGCCATCAACATTCCCATTTTCGATGGCTTTCGCACAAATGCACAGGTTGCACAGGCCCGCACAGACACGCGGCAAGCCGAACTGATGCAAAAACAAACCGAGCGCGACATACGTTTCAACATCCTGCAGGCGTGGCGCACTTTTCTCGAAATTCGCGCCAGAAAAAGCGCGCAAATACAGGCTGCGGATCTCGCTCGTCGGGGCCTGGAAATCGCGGAATCGCGTTATGAAAATGGCGTTGGCACCCAAATCGAAGTCATAGATGGACAACTCACTTTACAACGCGCCGAAGCCGAACTCGCGCGCGCAAAACGAGACCTTGCGGTCGCCCTCGTGCATTTAGAACTCAGTGCGGGCATTTTGGGTGAGGAGAATAAACCATGA
- the folP gene encoding dihydropteroate synthase, whose protein sequence is MKHPRPVYQLSCCGTPLQLGHRTLVMGVLNVTPDSFSDGGLYFEPRKAVERALALVEAGADMIDIGGESSRPAGPYGKGAPVVSLKEELNRTIPIIEAIAPQLNVPISIDTTKAEVARQAIDNGATIVNDISALRFDPGMVPLIAETGVAVVLMHMQGTPSTMQQNPAYDDVVSDILDFLSAQINSAEAMGISQSQIVIDPGLGFGKKYAHNIEILARLSEFHTLGYPLLMGASRKQFTAPQSHPQERLPGSVSAIALGAVAGVHIVRVHDVAETVQSLALLDSVCRISL, encoded by the coding sequence ATGAAACACCCGCGCCCTGTTTACCAGCTTTCATGCTGCGGCACGCCCCTTCAATTGGGTCATCGAACACTCGTGATGGGCGTTCTCAATGTCACGCCAGACTCTTTCTCAGACGGCGGCCTTTATTTTGAACCGCGCAAAGCAGTTGAGCGGGCATTGGCACTGGTTGAAGCCGGCGCCGACATGATCGATATAGGGGGTGAATCATCCCGCCCAGCCGGGCCTTATGGCAAAGGGGCACCTGTCGTATCGCTAAAAGAAGAACTGAATCGCACCATTCCCATTATTGAGGCCATTGCCCCACAACTCAACGTGCCCATCTCCATAGACACGACCAAAGCCGAGGTCGCTCGACAGGCCATAGACAACGGCGCAACCATTGTCAACGACATCAGTGCCCTGCGTTTTGACCCCGGCATGGTGCCCCTGATCGCAGAAACGGGAGTTGCTGTTGTCCTTATGCACATGCAAGGAACGCCCTCAACCATGCAGCAGAACCCCGCGTACGACGATGTTGTGTCCGATATTCTCGACTTTTTAAGCGCACAAATCAACAGCGCAGAAGCGATGGGCATTTCCCAATCTCAGATTGTGATTGATCCCGGGCTCGGTTTCGGCAAAAAATACGCGCATAATATCGAGATACTCGCGCGACTATCCGAATTTCACACGCTGGGATACCCCCTTCTCATGGGGGCATCTCGCAAGCAATTTACCGCACCTCAAAGCCACCCTCAGGAGCGCCTGCCGGGCAGCGTTTCTGCAATTGCATTGGGCGCAGTCGCAGGCGTTCACATTGTAAGGGTTCACGATGTCGCAGAAACTGTCCAGTCATTGGCACTATTGGACAGCGTCTGCCGTATCAGTTTGTGA
- a CDS encoding efflux RND transporter permease subunit has product MTITAYALKHRITVYVFVGILIISGISAYLSLPREAAPDITIPLIIVNTPYIGASPQDVENLITRPLEKELQSIENVKVIRSSSVEGASSITVEFNPNADIDNALQRVKDKVDLAKSELPDDAEDPLVLEVNFSNIPMMIVALSGDYGLIRLKEIAEDFADHIETIPGILEVRVVGGLEHEVKVDVDPDRLIAYKLAIQDVIEAIQRENLTLPGGSVDMGAYKYAVRVPGELETVPQIGDLLIKASQGRPIYIRDVADVVYGFKDRTNYARLNHKPSVSLEIVKRSGENLIAIADQIKSALDELKPTLPAGTQITILGDQSEDIRMMVKDLENNIVSGLILVILVLLFFLGLRNAFFVGIAIPLSMLIAFVIISIMGITLNMIVLFSLILALGMLVDNAIVIVENIYRHRQEGQSPIQGALEGTGEVAWPVITSTLTTLCAFAPMIVWPGIMGEFMKYLPITLIITLSSSLFVGLVLNPTFCASFMTVRGTVEETSPRLQRSLNAYQRRLELALNYPGITLSLAASTLILVIVAYYFTGRGIEFFPEIEPNTAYIDVRAPSGTNLETSDQLARQIESVLSDIPDVETYVANVGVSGGDEFASGEGVSNASRISVDFVDESLRQQSSFKTIEEIRNKLKNLTGAEIELSQERGGPPVGPPISVEVSGENFEILGQLSARIKRIVAEVPGVVDLKDDYDRGRPEVRIVVDREAAAIAGLNTRLIAATVRSAVYGSEASEYRLGEDEYDIRVRFKSDKRNTLADLERITIEKDGKITPISAVARIETGGGFGSIRRKDLKRVISIEGKVQDRTSDAAMRDVQAALSNFPLPPGYQIAYSGENEEQQKATAFLSKALLVALAGIALILITQFNSLALPFTILTSVILSMIGVLIGLIVTGTPFGILMTGIGVISLAGVVVNNAIVLIGYTLQLRQRGLSAREAIIRAGVVRFRPVILTAITTILGLLPLATGISFDFLSFSWEIGGRSSQWWGPMGVAVIFGLAFATALTLIVVPVLISLIWRWFGAPKIESTTPYRHTAAD; this is encoded by the coding sequence ATGACCATCACCGCGTACGCGCTCAAACATCGCATCACCGTTTACGTCTTTGTCGGCATCCTGATCATATCGGGCATCTCGGCTTATCTGTCGCTTCCCCGCGAAGCTGCGCCAGATATTACCATACCCCTTATCATCGTCAACACGCCGTATATCGGCGCCTCGCCCCAAGATGTTGAAAACCTCATCACCCGACCTCTGGAAAAAGAACTTCAATCCATTGAAAACGTCAAAGTAATCCGCTCGAGTTCGGTCGAAGGTGCTTCGTCAATCACAGTCGAATTTAATCCCAATGCCGACATTGACAATGCCCTTCAGCGCGTCAAAGACAAGGTCGATCTCGCCAAATCAGAATTACCCGATGATGCAGAAGACCCCTTGGTCCTCGAAGTCAACTTTTCCAATATCCCCATGATGATCGTCGCATTGTCAGGAGATTATGGACTTATTCGGCTCAAAGAAATTGCCGAAGACTTCGCCGATCATATCGAAACCATTCCCGGCATTCTCGAAGTCCGCGTGGTGGGTGGTCTTGAACACGAAGTCAAAGTCGATGTCGATCCCGACCGCCTCATCGCCTACAAACTCGCCATCCAGGATGTAATAGAAGCGATTCAACGCGAAAATTTGACCCTTCCCGGCGGCAGTGTGGATATGGGCGCATACAAATACGCCGTACGCGTACCCGGCGAACTTGAAACCGTTCCTCAAATTGGCGACCTCCTCATCAAAGCCTCGCAAGGTCGCCCGATCTATATTCGCGATGTTGCCGATGTCGTATATGGCTTTAAGGACCGCACAAATTACGCCCGCCTCAACCACAAACCCAGTGTGAGTCTCGAAATTGTCAAACGCAGCGGTGAAAATCTGATTGCCATTGCCGATCAGATTAAAAGCGCACTCGACGAATTGAAACCCACCCTTCCCGCAGGCACACAAATCACCATTTTGGGCGACCAGTCCGAAGACATTCGCATGATGGTCAAAGACCTCGAAAACAATATCGTATCCGGCCTCATCCTCGTCATTCTGGTACTCCTCTTTTTTTTGGGCCTCCGCAATGCCTTTTTTGTCGGTATCGCCATTCCCCTCTCTATGCTCATTGCTTTTGTCATTATCTCCATTATGGGCATCACGCTCAATATGATCGTTTTGTTTAGCCTGATCCTCGCACTCGGCATGCTCGTCGATAACGCCATCGTCATTGTCGAAAACATCTATCGCCATCGGCAAGAAGGCCAATCTCCCATCCAGGGAGCGTTGGAAGGCACGGGAGAAGTTGCATGGCCTGTGATCACCTCAACACTGACGACATTATGTGCTTTTGCACCCATGATTGTCTGGCCCGGCATTATGGGCGAATTTATGAAATATTTGCCCATAACCCTGATCATAACCCTGTCTTCGTCCCTCTTTGTGGGCCTCGTCCTCAATCCCACATTTTGTGCATCTTTCATGACAGTGCGCGGAACGGTCGAAGAAACATCACCCCGCCTTCAGCGCAGCCTCAACGCCTATCAGCGTCGCCTCGAACTGGCACTCAATTACCCGGGAATAACCCTCTCTCTTGCAGCGAGCACACTCATCCTCGTCATTGTGGCGTACTATTTCACAGGCCGGGGCATCGAATTTTTTCCCGAAATTGAACCCAATACAGCCTATATAGACGTGCGTGCCCCATCTGGCACAAACCTCGAAACATCGGATCAACTGGCGCGCCAAATCGAATCCGTTCTCTCCGATATTCCCGATGTTGAAACCTATGTCGCCAACGTAGGTGTTTCGGGCGGCGATGAATTTGCGTCTGGCGAAGGCGTTTCAAATGCCAGTCGCATTTCCGTTGATTTTGTCGATGAAAGCCTTCGGCAGCAATCCTCTTTTAAGACCATTGAGGAAATTCGCAACAAACTCAAAAATCTGACCGGCGCTGAAATCGAACTGTCTCAAGAACGCGGCGGACCACCTGTAGGCCCGCCCATCAGCGTTGAGGTATCCGGCGAAAATTTCGAAATTTTGGGTCAACTATCCGCACGCATCAAACGCATCGTGGCCGAAGTGCCCGGCGTTGTCGATCTCAAAGATGACTACGACCGGGGGCGTCCCGAAGTCCGCATCGTCGTAGATCGAGAAGCCGCTGCAATAGCGGGCCTCAATACGCGCCTGATTGCCGCTACGGTGCGCTCGGCTGTTTACGGCTCAGAAGCATCCGAATATCGGCTGGGCGAAGACGAATACGATATTCGCGTGAGATTCAAATCCGACAAGCGCAACACCCTCGCCGACCTCGAACGCATCACCATTGAAAAAGATGGCAAAATCACGCCCATAAGCGCGGTTGCACGCATAGAAACGGGCGGAGGATTTGGCAGCATTCGGCGCAAGGATCTCAAACGCGTTATCTCCATCGAAGGCAAAGTGCAAGACCGCACATCTGATGCAGCCATGCGCGATGTACAAGCAGCCCTATCCAATTTTCCCCTGCCACCGGGCTATCAGATCGCCTATTCCGGTGAAAATGAAGAACAACAAAAAGCCACCGCCTTTCTTTCTAAAGCTCTGCTCGTAGCATTGGCGGGCATCGCGCTCATTCTTATTACGCAATTCAATTCTCTGGCCCTGCCCTTTACCATTCTCACATCCGTCATTTTGTCTATGATTGGCGTACTGATCGGCCTGATTGTCACCGGCACCCCCTTTGGTATTCTCATGACGGGCATCGGCGTGATCAGCCTCGCAGGCGTGGTGGTCAACAACGCCATTGTTCTAATTGGCTATACCCTGCAATTGCGCCAGCGCGGCCTTTCAGCGCGCGAGGCAATCATAC